gtacatttgctGAGTCACTTTCCACATCTAGGAATGTCACAGTgtataaatactctgttacacgTGAAAGTTTAACAAGTACAGAAGTAgtaaaaagtatcaaaagtactcATACAGAATGCCCCCTTTCAGAATgttacattattatatattatgggattatattactgatgcattaacATGTTACCAACATTTtgatgtgtttattttaaatctTAAGATTTAAAATAACTACAAAGCACAGCTGTCATATagtaaaacatacaatatttctctctgaaatataATGGAGTAGTATTAAGTAAGTAGCATAAACCAGTTAGCCAATTACAGTACAAGCTCCTCTAAACTGTAAtgaagtagcctacagtatTAAATGTACCATAGTCTAGATTAACCAATGAATGTTTAATTCAAAGGGTGAGGGGAACCTGCAGATTAGAATCAGAGCAGAACAGAATAAAAAAGCTATGTGATGTAGATTATTCTGAGATCCCAAAAAGTGACTTTATACAACATTTGAAGACATACCTGACCTGTATGCAACAccagtttaatttattttttaattcttaTATTGTATCTGTATAGTttatattttattgtgaagagcTTTGTGACATTTAATGTGCAGCTACAAATAAGATGTACTCATTTGCAATTTTCTAAACATTGCCTTGTTTTCAGAGCAGGGGAAATGACGCAGAAGTTGCGAAAGAACACAGGTCATGAACGATGATAATTCATATTTTCGCTGCAGACAACACCTGTCGTGTGTTCAGTTACAAGAATCTGACAATGCGGCATATGCCAGCTTGTTATGCGTAGTCCACATCATTTATCGGTACAGTTTATTACAGTGTATTTATCCCCTTGGAAATGTCAACAGTGTGAATTAAGCAGTCCTCAAACACAGTGAGGCGCCTGCGCTTGTGGCGGTGTGAAATTCTCATACTTGACTGATCCCTTTCATGACAGTATTGACAGACAGATTGCTGGAGGAAGAGATCAATGAGGACAGATAAGGAGTCCACACAGGTAAGTAACATTTTGTGTTGAAAAGGTTGGCGGTTTCCTCTGGGTTTTGTCAGGTCAAAAGCCCCACACACATCGCACATGGGGGAGTATCTCTGCCTCGTTACATATCTGCGACCAAGGATGACCTTAACAAAACAGGATGAGTCACTTATAGTCAAAGGGCAGTATCTGGTAGTGCCATCTGAAATATTTGttggtttattttttatgcGAGACAACAAGATCCTGCTGTAGGATcatgcaacaacaaaacatctTGAGAAATTCCAGGAATATTAAATATGTCACTGAAATAAAACTGCTTTgagttatttttaaaaaatcattTATTAACTTATACTGAGAGGCCAAGGAGTTCATAATTATTCACCCTCTCAATTATGAGTTCACCAACAGCCAACAGTCATGTCTGATTGCCATCCCTTGAGCACCTGCACTAGAGACcactaaaataatttaaaaccaCACAATTAAACCAGATAAATTATTAGTTAGAAAGTTGGAATAAGCATGACTGACTgtgtcattcagtttttttgCATGTGCAAGCTGGTAATTATGAGTTTTGATtgactcaataaaaaaaaaaactatagttCTCAATAAATTGGTATCCTCGCTatgcgtaactttttttttttttaaatccagtaaaagtactattaaaAGTAAGAGTGGATAATGCAATAGTACAATAACTCCAACTGTAATATCCTGGTTTACTCTTAATTTCATCTGTTGGCAGTAGAAACAGCAGATGGCACTGTTGGGCGAATTTAGGGAGCACACAGTCAATGTTTTCATGGTGAGTCATGTGTCAATAACTTAAAGTTTATATTACACATGTACGCTATGTATCACATGTTGTTAAAAGCATGAAACTATTGATTTCACTTTATACATTATCTACACTCTATGCTTTATTATCAtgtatataaaacaataaattatTGTAATGTTACATGTTTCTTCAGACTTATTTGATTGTATTTCATGtaataaagtgaaaaataagtgATCTCATCATCAAATCTCTTTTTgagttgtgaaaaaaaaaaaatcccttttctAGTTTCTATTCTTCCTTTTCAAGTGTCACATGATACATTTAGTGTTCTGATGGTGCTGTCTAGACTATAATAATACTGGCTTTATGAAAGCAAAAATGGGCCATTTAAGGAAGGCAGTGACAGAGACTGACAATTCAAATTATCagtttgccattatgaggtctATGCTGGCAGCTGTCCAATCAGAGACATCGGTAGCATTGGGATTAAAAGAAACATATTGCTTTGCTTTCATATAGTTACACAAGTAGCAGACATAATATAAATGACTACTTCTATTGTTTGCAAATTGGTTGTTTTGATAAAGAATGTGCAACTATTCAAGCAACATATTTCCTTGCTGTATCTATTTAATCCGAGAAATCATCTCCGTGCAAATTCCATTTGTTTGCAGGACAGGGTATTCCTCTTATATTTCCCTATTAAGGTTGGAAAACGCAATGTCTGAGTGTATCACACATTCTGTAGCAGCTCACTCCAACTCTTTATCAAAGCTATATGAGTGAAATATTCAAACCCAAGGACTCCATATTTTTTGGATGCAAATATTCTAGGTGTTGttcattattttacacacaTTTCCCCCCAAAATCAACCTTTCAGTATCTCTAGAAACTCCACTAgaacttaaaataaagttttgtggATTTGATCATTGTCTGGGTGACAGCTTAGTGAGGCAGTGGGCTTAAAAAGGTTTTAATTGGTGGTTAAACTGGGGGTCTGGATTCCCCGAAAGGATCAAATACAATGCTGTTAAGCTAAATTATTACTTACTACTGACTTTTtctaatgcctcatttgcacaTTTAAACATTGTACTAAGAATTATCTTAATGGAAGTAATCACCTGGCTAAGTTTCATGGCAATATCTCTTCTCTTTGCTGCTTATAGCCGGCATGAATGGAGACAACGTGACGTCGTGACTATGACTCTGTTCGGGGTGGGGGAGCATAGCAACCTCAGCCTCCTCTCCTGCACGGAATCTGTCAGAGGCGGGGGGCACCATGAGGGCCTATTATGATGCACAAATCTAACTGCCTTGCAGTGTATaaattgcatttgtgttgtctgATGAATACATCTGGCTTGATCCTTTACATAATGAAGGCTAATTAGTTTATGCTGCAGCATTCATGGCTCTTTGATAGGTCTGCCAGATGTATCAAGGACTGGTAGCAGGCCAAAGAGAGACAGCCTTATTCAGCTGAAAGCCTCTCTCTGCAGTCTCCCAGGTAGGTTATGAAATACTTGTTTTGATCCTGTTTGGTTTACCAATTTATCTATCACATGTACTATAATGGGATGCCACCTTTTACGTTTAAATTGCCTTGTTATTGTCgaatataaaatgttatttctgTCTGTACACTGCTGTGGAATCTACATGAATAATCAAATCATGCTCGTATTGGCATTGTGAAATAGCATGGTAATGAGTTACAATCCTTCATGTGTAGGAGAAAATCATGCcattactgtatgtgttgtcaTACCATTTTAGGCTCAAAAGTAGCCATTAATCTCTTATTTCGATATGTGCtttatatgtatgcatgtaggTATGTGTCTTGCTGGATTCAAATCAAAGTTTATGACACTTCCATCCTAAATAACGAGAAGCCGACACAAGACTCGTTGACCTTGGCATACATAGTCGGAAAATGGGCAGTTGGACCTAGACCTCCGCTATTTGTGCAATatgttataaatatataatgttaTTGATTCCTGAATACAAATGTGCAGGATCAAGACAAGTTTATCAAGATATCCCCGCGCCAATTGCCTATATGGCTATGCTATGACACAGGCCTAaaagaacatgtaaaaaatTCAAGCGCCTATTTACTCTTCTCCTGCTCAtttccttttcttcctctctatctcccccacctccctctgtctcccactctctctcttctttctctgcaccagctgctgctgctgctccagagCCAGAGTGGAGAGTCCCCTCGCCCCCctgcacagacagagacaaaaggCCTGATTCGCCTGCTGAACACTGCCCCCTTTCTCTGTCCGTCCCTTCATGCACGGccgtagtggtggtggtggtggcgggGGCTTTAGGAGAAAACGAGGCCCGGACTGGGACTAATATCTAGGACTGACCCAGTGAAGGAGAGTGgaagagggggaggggaggaggatgatgggggCTGGAATGGTTGGGGCTGAGTAAAGGCAGGTGCTGAGGCCTCTACAGGAAGACTTTTTCTCTGAGTGGGAAATTTGACAAGGGTATGCCACATTTACCTTTATATATGCATGAACgtgcatgtttatgtgtgtctctgtggtggCATATGTGGGCAGAGGTGGCATGTGTTTGATCGAAATCATGGTGCATGTATAGCTTGTGTGTGCCCATGTCAGATTGTCTGTCCTGGGGTTTTAAACATTACTTATCTGTATATCACAGTGATGGGTGTAATGCTGCTGCGGGCTGCATGAAAGTTTTTAGTTTTAGGAGAGACTACCAGTGTGTCTGGGATGAGAGCACCGGGAGAGAAATAGGCCAAGGTACCAGACTGAGCTTCTACTACCATCATGGTTACCTAAATATGCTTCTTCCTTTCAAAGTGTTAAGTTAAATCTCAGTTGCTGTTATCAGCCACCATTTGtacattattttgttttaaatcatGCCTCTTATAACCTATTTTGTTGTTCCCATTGTAtgatttttctcattttctttaCTATTGTCCTGTTTTTATATGTCATGGTAACTGTGCTAACCCAAACAccatcttttttgtgcattttctgGACTTATTCTACAGCAGTGCAACCAACCAGAGCAGTTAATCTCCTTTAAACATGTTGCCACCTGTCTattaaatgttgtgtttttgtttgactaAATGTAtgacaatatactgtacatgtagtttggtgaaaaatgttgcaGTGTTTCCAGGTAGGTGGGCACACTGCTTCTGCCTGTGTGTTTCTGAGGCCGTATTGCAGCGCAGGGCTTTATGTTGGGTGACCGGAACCAGATGAAACCGGTTTGAGGCAGACAGAGGGCTGACAGGAACAATGCCGTCCCTGTGCTCCGGAGGGATAGAGATAGCCCAGGCTACTCCATGGCAGCACTTCACATCTTAGCCACCGGCTACCATGGAACAGGCAGAGACCATGCTCCTACTGTTGCTCGCCGCTGGCTGGATGTCGATGTGCTACGCAACGCGGCTCATAGCGAGGGGGGCAGGGAGATTTGGGAAGGGACGAGGGCAGGGGGACGTGGCTGGTTGGGAGTTCTGTGAatctgcagcctggagcctcccatacacacacacacacacacacacacacacacacacacacacacacacacacacacacacacaaacacacacacacacacacacacacatacatacatacacacacatacacacacacatgcaagagCATGATCTATCTGTCTGTTGTATGTCTGTGGGCTGCTAGTGGTGCAGAGAATAACTAAGGAGGATCCTTACCCAGGACCACCACCACTCACCAGATCCCTGGATGTAACCTGACCCTGTATTCTGGGCCTTTGCATGGTCGGGAAGAAGcaggacttttttttctcctccaagCAGGGTGGGGTGGGTGGCTTTTTGTGGGTTAGTATTGTTGTGACTGTTTGTTGCAGGATGGAAGGAAGAAGGGAAAGGTTTGACTAGTGGCTGGAGAGAGACGGAGGCAAGAGGGTGAGGAGTGGCTGATTCACTTGCATGCTTCCCCCATTGTTGTTTTACATTCACTTTGCTGAGATTTTAGTTTTACATAGATTATGGATTTCAGGTGGTAATGGTGCATGTGTATATTACACTGCTGTTGTTGAGAGGGGTTCTGtgtatttttcacatttgtctgtttttaaCCTTAATTTACTTTCTACGTCAGGCTGCTCTGGCTGTCATGGCTGTGACTAGCTGTTCTTTCCAccaggcctctctctctctgctgcagcctcACAAAGCTCAGCAGCCATTTTTTCCCCTCACTGCATTTCTTACGAGCCCTCTCCCTCCATAACatttctccctttgtctctgTCATTTTGTTTATGTTTACGTCATTGTTACAACTACCCCATTGTCTGGATTGAACTGAGAATTGTTTTTGGAATTTTTGAAAAGATGAGGCTACAAGAtataggtctgtgtgtgtgggtgcagaTGTGTTTGACCAAGCATTTGGATCAAAGAGCAGTACTGGTTTAACTGCACGCACTGTACAAGCAGATCAGCAGCTGTGCCTTTTGTCCCCAACACccataataaatacagacagTGCATTTCAGTCCCATCATATCTTATTTTCAGTGCTCACTATTAGAAAAATAAAGACGGCTTGGTTCTGAAGAGTTATAAcccactgaaagttaagttttTCTGATGTTGAATAACATTGTATAAGACCTTTTGCTTAAAGAATTCACCTACAAAACATGTTTATGAACATTGCTTATTTTCGATAAATAAACGTGTTTGCTTGAGTGACCATCCTTACATCTTTTCCATTACCGTATCAGAAGTCTTTCCCTGTCATCATGTTcatatttacatatttcatTCAGCTTAAGTATTGTTTAGAAGTTTTATTCACCCCTAAAACCAGCTGATTGCCAGTCTACTGATCACTGAGGACTCAGGAAAATTATTGAAAGGAAAACTTTTAAAAGTACTAATCGTCTATATTGTATCAATTACTTGGACCAGATTTATAATCCTCCTGATTATAGATcagaatatatagtatattcAAAAAGAGGAACTTTCTGATGCATCTCTAGTCCATTGAGAACTGGAATTGGAAGCTTTTCAAGAAAAGCAAAGTGGATTACATTAGCACACTGGTATACTGTTTTTCTCCCTATGTCATTTGTTTAATTATAGCAATCCTGACCGTGTATTGATTGAAGAGGAAAATGTTTTGCTAAGTACCCACATTTAATATAATCAAAATGTCAAATCTACCCCCCGTGCTGACCAGTAAGTGGTTCCCTGGTGTTTCTGAAACGGCTCAATAAAGTTACCCAACGTAAGGACAAATGAGTCATACATAAGACTAATTATACGCCACTAATTTTTTCAGAAGAGCTTTGCATCAGTGTGGTGCACAGACTGAATTGAAGAGGTAGCAGGAGAGAACCATAGCTCAGTCTGCTAATGTATTAAGTAAACATCAAGCACCAGAAAGCAGTGACTAAGTAATAGTTAACATGGTATTTTATAATCTGTACTATATGTGGACACTGGTGCACGATGTGGTCAAAAATGAATGATGAACTCATACAAGCTTGGAATATGTGTAATATCACACTATTAATAACATGAATTTGTTCTTTCATGCAGTATATAGCTAGGACCTTTCCCATTTACAGTAAACATGAGACCACTTTCAAGAACTCAAGTAATGCCATTGTCTGTTATATTTTTTAACTATAAAATGGATGAAAATTATTTTTACGAATAGTACACATTTTTATTGCATTGtgcttcagttttttttccagaaacCAACAGTGCAGGGCTGAAAACAGTTAATTGTTCTTTTATGAATAGCCACAGGAAATCAGTATGTGATATTCTCAACTAGTGAATAAATGATTTTAACAGCTATTTTTAGAATGTCTTGAGCAGCTGCTTCCATTACAGTCAACAATCGACAGTCTAGTAAATGTGAAGGACACTATAAATAATTTATACTGACTGGAATATGTACATCCACCCTCCATGCCAAAAATTCCATTAAATCATTACCTTTGAAGAACTattgtgtttgttgtatttcCTTTACTGGCTAAGTATATATACTTTTCTCACCCAcaatttatgattttttttcaaggaATACAGATTTTTGCATTGCTGACTTCATTTGCCAACGTCACACCCCAACTTGATCAAAACTGAAAAGCAGAGACACTCATGAACAGGATCATATTACAGTGGCCTTAGTCTTCACTGCAAAATATCACCAATTTATCACTTTTAACCTAGTCAAATTCTAGTCTTAATATGAATTGATTGGTTACTTCCAATTACGATAACAACAGATCTCATTTGGGACTAATGGATTTAGGATGATGTTAGTATAACTGAAAATTCATGTCTACAAGAATATGAACCTTTCTATTATGTTATCTATGATCTATGGATATTATTGGCTTTTAGATTACACAAGCCTAAAACCAAAATATCAGCTTCACACACGCCAATTAATAATCTAATAAACAGATTGCCATGAATAGACTAGGAACATTCAACACCAGAACACAAGGGATCAACTGTAATAGTACACAGTGTTGATCTTTGATCTGCTATGCTGATTTTTGGCAAAGATAAATGAGTAAAACCATTATTCCCCTTTCACTATCACATACAAGACAGCATGTTGCAGcaacagtagtctatatccacgacgttccacttctgggattgctccggtgccgccggaaattccgccgaatgtaactcttttcggctggatgtccgttaccttctgctttctttgtgttgtaattttaaactctggtggatttatgaggactatggttaactgctcctcagatctctgcagggtgaatccagacagctagctagacattctgttgaatctgaattttctgttgcatgactaaaacaacctttgaaggTACGCGTTCCACCAatacaagttccttcccgaggctatttagtagcggcaccgtggctctgtccagcgcttagcaccgcccaagacaattgtgattggtttaaagaaatgccaataaaccagagcacgttttttcccagagtgctgtgtggactagccagaccctcctccgctggGCTGTGgatgaaggtctggcaatgcgagactacagcaACAGTAATAAGAATGTGATTACATTcaattctgtttttctgttacaTTAACCAGATACAAAcaactgaaacacagacagtaaAAAGACATTCATTGCAAAATGTGATAACTTATAGGATGTTGATGAACTCGTATCATTAGATATagttaaaaaacataaacatggcTTACATTGCTCATTACTCTACCATTTCATCTGTGTTCCCCAGGTGATCCCCTCATCAGAATAGGAGCAGGACCATGGGAGATATGAAAACGCCAGACTTCGATGACCTGCTGGCGGCCTTCGACATCCCCGACATGGTGGATCCTAAAGCTGCTATTGAATCTGGCCCCAACAATGACCATGATGGACAGGTCAAGCAACCTAGTGGTCGGGTGACTACCAATGAAGACGAGTCCCACAACCCCTCAACAGGACAAGACATTGGCGTTAGTGTCATTGTCAAGAACATCCAAAATACAGACACTAGTAAGCATGGTGAAATCATATCAGAGGACGATGGTCATTTACACCCCCAACCCCATTCTGGTGGCACTGGAAATGGACTTCATAATGGCTTCTTGAAGAATGGATGGATAGCTCCCAGGGAGAAAGAACTGCCAGTTAACAACCAATCACCTACCTTCAATCAGTTCAGCCCCATTTCCAGTGCTGAAGagtttgatgatgatgataaaattGAGGTAGATGACCCCATGGACAAACAGGGAGGTCAGTCATTCTTTAGATCCACTATTGGGACAGAGGACCAGAATCCCAAATATTCTGTATCAGTTGACAATGTTTCTCAGCCCAGAGCAAACCAAGACCAAATCCCTGATCAATACAAGAACACAGATGGCACTCTGGGAGGTTCAAAGTCTAATGAGCCCCCTCAATCAAGTTTACATGAAGGTGAACATCTAAAGGAAACTGTACCCAAGTCTCAAGGTCTGGAGTGCAATGAAGCTGAAGAGCCAATGGGACTTGTAAATGTGTCCAGTATGTCTCAAGTCAAAGCCAAGTCCTCTGCAAAACTTTCATCTTGTATAGCAGCCATTGCAGCCCTGAGTGCCAAAAAGGCTTGTGCTACAGACTTGGGTATTTTGGATTCTCCTACAACACAAAAAGAAGCCACCCCGATTAATAAAAATCCCAGAGCTCCAGAGAAGCCACACGAGCAGGAGTCAGCCCTAGAATTTGCAAAAAGGCTACTAACAAAACAACCAGACAGTCCCTCTAGTGTCATCAGTGAGGGTAGCAGCAAAGATTCCCCTGCCTCAAGCACAGACACCCCGGTCATCCCAAAAGTCAGGATCAAAACAATCAAGACGTCTTCCGGCCAGATCAAGCGTACTGTCACCCGAGTTGTACCAGAGTTTGATCCTGAAGGTCTGAAAAAAGATGAGAATAGCCTTCTTGTCATTGCAACCACTAGTGCAAATTCCTCATCTCCTACCACAGTATTAGCCACCACTGGAGGCCCTTCAATTGAAATAGCCAAGCAAATGACTATTAAACCAGTGGCGACAGCTTTTCTGCCTGTCTCAGCAGTCAAGACAGCCGGTTCCAAGGTCATCAACCTGAAGTTAGCTAACAACACCACAGTCAAAGCAACAGTCATCCCCGCTGTGTCAGTACAGagtgccagcagtgccatctTGAAAGCTGCTAATGCCATCCAGCAACAGACTGTCATGGTACCTGCCTCCAGTCTGGCTAATTCCAAACTTGTGCCAAAGACTGTCCATTTTAGTAAGCTCAATCTTCAGCCTCAGACTGTATCCTCTGCTGTCTGTGATCTCAAACAAGCCCTGTCCTCCTCAAGACATCCACAGCAAGTCAAACAGCAGACAATTCTGGCTGGCCGGACCTCAAAGAAAGGCTCTAGGATTCAAGTGTTCACCAGCTCTCAAAGCTCTGTAGTGGATGCCTTCAATAAAGTCCTGAGTAGCATAAATCCTGTCCCTGTGTATGTCCCAAACCTCTCTCCGCCAACCTCAGCTTGTATCTCGCTACCCTCACGTGGCTACAAGTGCCTGGAATGTGGAGATTCATTTGCTCTTGAGAGAAGCTTGACACATCACTATGAACGTCGTAGTGTGCGGATCGAGGTCACCTGTAACCACTGTGCCAAAAGTCTAGTGTTCTACAACAAATGCAGCCTCTTGTCTCATGCCAGGGGCCACAAGGACAAAGGGGTTGTCATGCAGTGCTCACATCTAATCCTAAAACCCATCCCTGCAGATCAGATGATAACCACATCACCCTCATCAGGCCCACCCAGCATTACTGGCACCACTCCCACCCCCCAAGCACAAACATCGACAAGTCAAATATCAGGGAGAGTTGCTGGTGGAGGGTCCCAAAGTACAGTGATTTCAGCTCCATGCAGTGCTTCTCTTGTGGCAGCCATGCCATTAGAGTATGATGCATTGAAGCTCTGCAGGCACAGTCTAAAGTGCTTGGAGTGTAACAAAATGTTTCAGGATGACAGCTCGCTAGCTATGCACTACCAACAGGCACTAGAGTCCAGTGGGCAGGTGTGTGTTTTTCAATTGTGAACTGCTACTTAATATGGTTCAATTTAATTAATCAGCCTTTTAGTGTTTTAGTGGTGGAAGAAGCTATTTTGGGGAGGATCTGGttcccattcatttttcccATAGACAATGGTATGTGACTCACATTTGGAGCAAAACTACAGCTTGGATccacatgaaacattaaaagaAGTATCATTTATTCAAAGATAACCCCTCAAATTATGGGTGCAATCATTTCAGTGCCATGATAAAATGCAATTGATGATTTTCTTAATCTCCTCTTTTTTTAGAAAACATGCTCCATCTGCCAAATGCTTCTCCCAAATCAGTGCAGCTTTCTGTCACACCAGCGAATCCACCAACACAAGTCTCCTTACATCTGCCCTGAGTGTGGTGCCAGCTGCCGATCGCTCCACTTCCAATCACATGTCACCAAGAACTGCCTGCATTACACCCGTAGAGTCGGCTACCGGTCAGTCTACCTTAACTAAAAtcataatattatttatttgcattttagtCTTGTGCTCAGATGTAGTTTTTCAACTTTAATTTCCAAACTATTTCTTCTGTTAAGACCCTAATATTTTTGTATAGTCAAATCTGACCTTTGAGCAGTGTTCCTCCTTTCTAAATCTAAGTACAATGTCATTTCTAATTACAGTTATTGGCCTCAACTTGACAATCTCATATTACTGAAAGGGGTATTATTCACTATGAAACTTATTGGGACATTTATTTTGTGGAGTCACCGAAGATACAAGCCATTAAAACTGAAAACACAGTATCTGACCAATAGTTCAATTATGAGTCTGGTCTATCAAAATGTTGTAAATTTAACATCTTGTCTCAAAGTTAAAATCTGCATTGTTATactataaacttagcacaaaaagtaaggaaatttgtgtttggtagattatttctctgtggtaacaatgctttttggtaataaatcttatactgttggaaagcctgtttagttccctttcaaatggtggtCCATTTGTAagaaacatgcatttgtgggatgagcagcagcgctgagtatgtgggttgcgcccatgaaaaatttgccaaatcctctctgccaatgccaaacagcttattcttttagcatttgtcgcaagtcagccaacgtggttg
The Sander lucioperca isolate FBNREF2018 chromosome 14, SLUC_FBN_1.2, whole genome shotgun sequence genome window above contains:
- the znf532 gene encoding zinc finger protein 532, with the translated sequence MGDMKTPDFDDLLAAFDIPDMVDPKAAIESGPNNDHDGQVKQPSGRVTTNEDESHNPSTGQDIGVSVIVKNIQNTDTSKHGEIISEDDGHLHPQPHSGGTGNGLHNGFLKNGWIAPREKELPVNNQSPTFNQFSPISSAEEFDDDDKIEVDDPMDKQGGQSFFRSTIGTEDQNPKYSVSVDNVSQPRANQDQIPDQYKNTDGTLGGSKSNEPPQSSLHEGEHLKETVPKSQGLECNEAEEPMGLVNVSSMSQVKAKSSAKLSSCIAAIAALSAKKACATDLGILDSPTTQKEATPINKNPRAPEKPHEQESALEFAKRLLTKQPDSPSSVISEGSSKDSPASSTDTPVIPKVRIKTIKTSSGQIKRTVTRVVPEFDPEGLKKDENSLLVIATTSANSSSPTTVLATTGGPSIEIAKQMTIKPVATAFLPVSAVKTAGSKVINLKLANNTTVKATVIPAVSVQSASSAILKAANAIQQQTVMVPASSLANSKLVPKTVHFSKLNLQPQTVSSAVCDLKQALSSSRHPQQVKQQTILAGRTSKKGSRIQVFTSSQSSVVDAFNKVLSSINPVPVYVPNLSPPTSACISLPSRGYKCLECGDSFALERSLTHHYERRSVRIEVTCNHCAKSLVFYNKCSLLSHARGHKDKGVVMQCSHLILKPIPADQMITTSPSSGPPSITGTTPTPQAQTSTSQISGRVAGGGSQSTVISAPCSASLVAAMPLEYDALKLCRHSLKCLECNKMFQDDSSLAMHYQQALESSGQKTCSICQMLLPNQCSFLSHQRIHQHKSPYICPECGASCRSLHFQSHVTKNCLHYTRRVGYRCIHCSVIFADVATLKSHIQSSHCEIFYKCPFCPMAFKSAPATQSHANTQHPGIKAGEPKVIYKCSMCDTVFTLQSLLYTHFDQHIVNHKVSVFKCPDCSMHYAQKQLMLDHIKAIHGTLKTIEGPPNLGIHLPLSTKPTNSNSANSNSPSNNNNKKDGGNVSGQDKGEKRRSPSPMKKTNSNCSADLKNPPGSGYTCRDCSGLFSSREDFVAHMRREHGKILKKHPCRQCDKSFSSSHSLCRHNRLKHKGLRKVYTCPHCPALSQPFTKRVLLDQHIHLMHKVKDPERKAVNSDNIEALPDKETTLSPKRKPEEDEGSPGLNCRGSDSQPLKRLKVNILKVHKCAVCGFTTEDIGAFHEHIPQHKSDGSSYQCQECGLCYTSHRSLARHLFIIHRLKEPQSLARYNARGKDDDESQRENQLDDGTPNTKCKVCGKMFETEGNLNTHMRTHGMAFIKSKRLSTAEK